The following proteins come from a genomic window of unidentified bacterial endosymbiont:
- a CDS encoding intermembrane phospholipid transport protein YdbH family protein: MSLSPLKKVGWITAGLTGGFLLLLGALWITLPLLLSTWHPLGISWQLQGRLGWSQQRLTVPALQLIHQGMPLLSMSAATLHYGANDSTPPHWQFTIQQLKLNTPVWQTVIASAASRPRAQPVWLSQLPPWQLTIQQLILDPALDAPLSVTLSQQAGGLQLEGQHPSGQLQATLDPQRRLRLSAQLAAPGDQIPMTLQGELQLGKSLRQWPSSGQLQLQLPKTALPEAAQITLQWQGHQGQIRMITPQSAQPLLELPWQWQSQCLQFQPGRWAWPYAAQPLQGALQLQLSDWQRPLGRYGRLQSRWQLSNAPWGPVTLRLNGIMTAPSVDQATLQWEYQAQGILSAQQTPWQSEGRGTWQLSQQQLTIQQLSATLAKWTPGPCQGEQLRLTLKAPLQYSFLSRAATHSFSTAWRLMAERLWLPHRRCLRQPRLDLQLQGRSLQQLTWQGVLRSGQIAPITGKGHWNGQVLQGDLHWREPSFQRLQPLLPPQQPWSLKQGVLHHTAKFTASADHGLAVVGLLELKNAAIGLKEGAINGINLHLPYRWQRQWQVGKPDQLATLQIEELRQILTLRHIVLKVQGRLPYSQRDPLQLSGQIGEILGGSLILPALWLPQQAQPGLLTLTHIDLAQLSALLGHRGIQLTGQISGRLPLYTGDSHWLINRGYLWNTTPLTSTLDKATADRLRQPGMTERVMDWMTQLQIQQARAQVQLDTLGVLTLQAHLKGNTPQQPQQPVQLQYQHQENLLTLWRSLRASGLLQQQIEQQAPALRRLHP; encoded by the coding sequence ATGAGCTTGAGCCCTCTGAAAAAAGTAGGGTGGATCACCGCTGGCCTGACCGGCGGCTTCCTGCTGCTGCTCGGGGCCTTGTGGATCACACTGCCCCTCCTGCTCAGCACCTGGCATCCTTTGGGGATCAGTTGGCAGCTGCAAGGGCGGCTAGGGTGGTCGCAGCAGCGGCTCACGGTGCCGGCGCTACAGTTAATCCATCAGGGGATGCCCTTACTCTCTATGAGTGCCGCAACCCTCCACTATGGGGCTAACGACTCTACGCCTCCTCACTGGCAATTCACCATTCAGCAGCTCAAGCTCAATACGCCCGTTTGGCAAACGGTGATAGCATCAGCCGCCTCACGCCCACGAGCTCAGCCCGTTTGGCTCAGCCAGTTACCACCCTGGCAACTGACTATCCAGCAACTGATCCTAGATCCGGCGCTGGACGCACCGCTATCAGTGACACTGTCACAGCAGGCGGGTGGGCTACAACTAGAGGGGCAGCATCCCAGCGGACAACTACAAGCAACGCTGGATCCCCAGCGGCGGCTGCGGCTGTCGGCCCAACTAGCCGCGCCAGGTGATCAGATCCCCATGACCCTACAAGGCGAACTGCAGCTGGGCAAATCGCTGCGGCAGTGGCCTAGCAGCGGTCAGCTGCAGCTGCAACTACCCAAGACAGCGCTGCCAGAAGCGGCGCAGATCACGCTGCAGTGGCAGGGCCATCAAGGCCAGATCCGGATGATCACGCCCCAATCTGCTCAACCCTTGCTCGAGCTCCCTTGGCAGTGGCAGTCACAGTGCCTACAGTTTCAACCCGGGCGCTGGGCTTGGCCTTATGCAGCACAACCCCTGCAGGGAGCGCTGCAACTGCAGTTGAGTGATTGGCAGCGCCCTCTGGGTCGTTATGGGCGACTACAGAGCCGTTGGCAGCTGTCAAACGCTCCCTGGGGGCCGGTTACCCTGCGGCTCAACGGCATCATGACCGCGCCCAGTGTCGATCAAGCGACGTTACAGTGGGAGTATCAGGCCCAGGGGATCTTGTCGGCACAGCAAACACCCTGGCAGAGTGAAGGGCGTGGTACTTGGCAGCTATCGCAGCAACAGCTGACTATCCAGCAGCTATCAGCGACGCTGGCAAAGTGGACACCAGGACCTTGTCAAGGAGAGCAGCTGCGACTGACCTTAAAAGCACCACTCCAGTACTCCTTCCTGTCGCGCGCTGCTACTCATTCATTCTCTACTGCTTGGCGGTTGATGGCAGAGCGACTGTGGCTACCCCATCGCCGTTGTTTACGGCAGCCAAGGCTGGATCTACAACTCCAGGGGAGATCGTTACAACAGCTTACCTGGCAAGGGGTGTTGCGATCCGGTCAGATAGCGCCAATCACCGGAAAGGGGCATTGGAATGGCCAGGTACTCCAGGGTGATCTCCACTGGCGTGAGCCAAGCTTCCAACGGTTACAACCCCTGTTACCGCCTCAGCAGCCGTGGAGTCTCAAGCAGGGTGTGCTGCATCATACCGCAAAGTTTACCGCTTCAGCGGATCACGGCTTAGCAGTGGTCGGTTTATTAGAGCTGAAAAACGCAGCCATTGGGCTAAAAGAGGGGGCGATCAACGGCATCAATCTCCACCTGCCATACCGCTGGCAGCGGCAGTGGCAGGTGGGCAAGCCAGATCAGCTTGCAACCTTGCAGATTGAGGAGCTGCGCCAAATCCTAACGTTACGCCATATCGTGCTTAAGGTTCAAGGGAGACTGCCTTACAGCCAACGGGATCCCTTGCAACTCTCCGGTCAGATTGGTGAGATCCTGGGGGGTAGCCTCATCCTGCCCGCGCTGTGGCTGCCTCAGCAGGCGCAACCAGGCCTGCTAACACTGACGCATATCGATTTAGCACAACTCAGTGCTTTATTAGGGCATCGGGGAATCCAGCTAACCGGTCAAATCAGCGGCCGCTTGCCACTCTATACGGGGGATTCACACTGGTTGATCAACCGAGGTTATTTATGGAATACTACACCGTTGACCAGCACTCTAGATAAAGCAACCGCTGATAGGCTGCGGCAACCGGGTATGACGGAGAGGGTGATGGATTGGATGACACAATTACAGATTCAGCAGGCCCGGGCACAGGTGCAACTCGATACGTTAGGGGTATTGACCCTTCAAGCACACCTGAAGGGGAACACCCCCCAGCAGCCACAACAGCCGGTACAGCTTCAGTATCAACATCAGGAAAACCTATTAACCCTGTGGCGCAGCCTACGGGCCAGTGGGTTACTACAACAGCAAATAGAGCAACAAGCTCCTGCTTTACGGAGATTACACCCATGA
- a CDS encoding DHA2 family efflux MFS transporter permease subunit: protein MSRELSESSTRKPLEGASLVWMTLGLSLATFMQVLDATIANVALPTIAGDLGMATTQGTWVITAFGVANAIAVPLSGWLAQQLGEVKLFLWSMLLFIVSSWLCGVANSLASLVFFRVLQGIAAGPLVPLAQSLLLNNYPPLKRAMALSLWALTIVIAPICGPILGGWISDNYHWGWIFFINIPVGLLALLMTWLTLKDRESVITRQPIDTVGLWLLIMGVGCLQWLLDRGKELDWFASTEITLLTLIAVISLISLVIWELTESYPVLDLSLFKKRNFTIGVLCTSLAYGLYIGSIVLIPLLLQGVLGYTATWAGLAAAPIGLLPLILSPLIGHFSARLDMRFLVTVSFLVFAFCFYWRSTVFCSAIPFSAVVWPQLVQGVAIACFFMPLTAITLSGVPQQQLASASSVSNFLRTLAGSVGTSVITTLWSQREALHHTQLTEHLDPSQPLLLECYQQLAQWGLDQVAASTALAQQITAQGFIISANEIFLASALLFLAMIGLVWCAKPPFGSGEVGH, encoded by the coding sequence ATGTCGCGTGAACTCTCTGAGTCCTCGACAAGAAAACCTTTGGAAGGTGCTTCGCTGGTTTGGATGACCCTGGGATTGTCCTTGGCAACCTTTATGCAGGTCCTGGATGCCACCATCGCCAATGTCGCTCTACCGACGATTGCTGGTGATTTAGGGATGGCCACCACCCAAGGGACTTGGGTAATCACCGCCTTTGGTGTGGCTAATGCCATTGCTGTGCCGCTGTCGGGATGGTTGGCGCAGCAATTGGGTGAAGTCAAATTATTCCTCTGGTCAATGCTGTTATTTATTGTGAGCTCATGGCTGTGTGGTGTGGCCAATAGCTTAGCGAGCTTAGTGTTTTTCCGGGTACTACAAGGCATTGCAGCGGGGCCTCTAGTGCCCCTAGCGCAGAGCTTATTACTCAATAATTATCCGCCATTAAAGCGGGCGATGGCCTTGTCATTATGGGCATTAACGATAGTGATCGCCCCTATTTGTGGCCCTATTTTAGGGGGTTGGATCAGTGATAACTATCACTGGGGTTGGATCTTTTTTATTAATATTCCGGTAGGACTCCTGGCACTGCTTATGACCTGGCTAACACTCAAAGATCGGGAATCGGTGATCACCCGTCAGCCGATTGATACCGTCGGTTTATGGTTACTGATCATGGGGGTAGGCTGTTTACAGTGGCTGCTGGATCGCGGTAAAGAGCTCGATTGGTTTGCCTCAACGGAGATCACCCTACTCACTCTGATCGCTGTCATTTCGTTGATTAGCTTGGTTATTTGGGAATTGACCGAGTCCTATCCGGTACTTGATTTATCGTTGTTCAAGAAACGTAACTTTACCATTGGGGTATTATGTACCTCACTCGCTTATGGACTGTATATCGGTTCGATTGTTTTAATTCCACTACTCTTGCAGGGGGTGCTGGGCTACACGGCCACCTGGGCAGGCTTGGCGGCGGCTCCGATCGGCTTGTTACCCCTGATACTATCCCCCCTGATTGGTCATTTTAGCGCTCGACTCGATATGCGATTCTTGGTGACCGTTAGTTTTCTGGTGTTTGCGTTCTGTTTCTACTGGCGCTCTACTGTTTTTTGCTCAGCAATTCCGTTTTCTGCAGTTGTTTGGCCCCAATTGGTACAAGGTGTTGCCATTGCTTGCTTTTTTATGCCATTAACGGCTATTACGCTCTCGGGTGTGCCACAGCAGCAACTAGCCAGTGCCAGCAGTGTCTCGAATTTTTTACGGACCTTAGCGGGATCAGTAGGCACCTCAGTGATCACCACACTCTGGAGCCAGCGGGAAGCGCTGCATCATACACAGTTGACCGAACACTTAGATCCCAGCCAGCCGCTACTGCTGGAGTGCTATCAGCAGTTAGCACAGTGGGGGCTGGATCAGGTGGCAGCCAGCACCGCTTTAGCTCAGCAGATCACTGCGCAGGGGTTCATTATCTCGGCCAATGAGATCTTTCTGGCCTCAGCGCTGCTGTTTTTGGCGATGATCGGGCTCGTGTGGTGTGCCAAGCCACCCTTTGGGAGTGGAGAGGTGGGGCATTAA
- a CDS encoding YdbL family protein, with amino-acid sequence MKYLKTPLFLLLLLSYSLGSWAVTLEQAKTQGRVGETLSGYLAVLQADPEATTLVQQINEQRRQHYQALAQRHGVSLSEIERLAGQKLIDNAKPGEWVQGVNRQWRQK; translated from the coding sequence ATGAAATACCTAAAAACCCCACTATTCTTGTTATTGCTGTTAAGTTACTCCCTGGGTAGCTGGGCTGTCACCTTAGAACAGGCCAAAACTCAAGGGCGGGTTGGTGAAACCCTCAGTGGTTATCTGGCAGTGCTCCAAGCTGATCCAGAGGCGACCACTTTAGTGCAACAGATCAATGAGCAACGGCGCCAGCACTACCAAGCACTCGCACAACGCCATGGGGTCTCCTTGAGCGAAATAGAGCGCTTAGCAGGCCAAAAATTGATTGATAATGCCAAGCCGGGTGAATGGGTTCAAGGGGTGAATCGGCAGTGGCGACAAAAATAA
- the hrpA gene encoding ATP-dependent RNA helicase HrpA has protein sequence MLQEQPYPTITYPATLPVTQYHPQLLAAIATHPVVIVAGETGSGKTTQLPKICLELGRAAQGLIGHTQPRRLAARTVAQRLAEELQVVLGSVVGYQVRFNQQISEQTLVKVMTDGVLLAEIQRDRGLNAYGTLIIDEAHERSLSIDFILGYLKQLLPKRADLKVIITSATLDSQRFSHYFDQAPLIEISGRSYPIELRYRPVAIEREATLDPAGQALIEAVEELRQEPPGDLLVFLSGEREIREAAELLAEQAWPDTEIVPLYARLSMAEQRRAFQAHDRRRVVLATNVAETSLTIPGIRYVIDSGKARISRYSHRSKVQQLPIEAISQAAANQRQGRCGRLAPGICIRIYSEQDFLNRPLYTEPAILRTNLAAVILQMLASGLTAIETFPFIDPPDRRYLQDGLRLLQELGAVTQVSAEQQQLTPLGRALAQLPLDPRLARMLLAAQSQGCVQELLIITTALSIQDPRERPLDKQQAADQHHRRFADKQSDFLTWVNLWHYLQQAQEQLSSSAFRKQCRAEYLNLLRVREWQDLYQQLRQAVKRLPLTINQQPADYRSIHCALLSGLLSQIGQKMLEKPGFRGARQLQFFLFPNSVLFKKPPPWVVVAELMNTSRLWGRTAARIEPEWLEPLAGHLLRRRYSEPRWEQRRGSVVAQETVTLYGLPIVAARKVDYGRLDPLLARELFIRHALVAGEWQCRHPFWQHNLACLAEAEALEHKARRRDLLVDHDTLFAFYDQRLPAAVVSAAHFDRWWRLASHTQPQLLMLTQEQLLNAAATTLRLEDYPATWQQGSLTLALQYQFTPGEANDGVTVQIPLPLLPSLTPDSFTWQVPGLRSALITALIKSLPKSLRRHFVPVPHYVEAFLQREIRLERPLVDVLSEALYRMTGLLVPQESWGWDQIPDHLKMRFAVLDNAGNAIAQGRDLGALQQQLKAQAVQQLATLPAHPLQAWVGQDLQGWTFGDLPQVIEQPHGDQLIQRFPTLVESPLGVTLQLVASRSEQQTCMLAGTVRLLLRSLLTAIKPLQKQLDNQTQFALARYPSQQPLAALEDCWLTVIEHHLLQLGGIVWEHAAFQQRCQQIRSLFRATALPLLQQVTPLLSHYQTLHQQLHRPYCSEFAAAIADMQQQLSQLIYPGFVRNTGIKRLPDLLRYLKALQLRLEKLPRQLPQDQASRLKIAAALQAYQQCCTANPASQPIPEALLAVRWMIEELRVSYFAQALGTAYPISEKRIHQALRAIDLRDTFLRTR, from the coding sequence GTGCTGCAGGAGCAACCCTACCCAACGATCACCTATCCAGCAACGTTACCGGTTACCCAATACCACCCCCAGCTGTTAGCCGCGATTGCCACCCACCCCGTGGTGATCGTCGCTGGAGAGACCGGCTCAGGCAAGACGACCCAACTACCGAAGATCTGCTTAGAGCTCGGCCGGGCGGCACAGGGGCTGATTGGCCATACCCAGCCTCGACGGTTAGCAGCGCGTACCGTGGCGCAACGCTTAGCAGAGGAGTTGCAGGTTGTCTTAGGGAGTGTAGTCGGTTATCAAGTCCGTTTTAATCAGCAGATCAGTGAGCAGACGCTGGTAAAAGTGATGACGGATGGGGTGCTATTAGCGGAGATCCAGCGGGATCGCGGGCTGAACGCCTATGGCACCTTGATTATTGATGAAGCGCATGAGCGCAGTCTGTCCATCGACTTTATTCTGGGTTACTTAAAACAGCTGCTGCCCAAAAGAGCAGATTTAAAGGTGATCATCACCTCAGCCACCCTCGATTCGCAGCGCTTCTCGCACTACTTTGATCAGGCACCGCTGATTGAAATCAGCGGCCGTAGTTATCCGATCGAGCTCCGTTACCGTCCGGTGGCCATCGAGCGGGAAGCCACCCTGGATCCTGCCGGCCAAGCCCTGATTGAGGCCGTTGAGGAGCTGCGTCAGGAACCGCCAGGCGATCTGCTGGTTTTTCTCAGCGGCGAGCGAGAGATCCGCGAAGCAGCAGAGCTGTTAGCGGAGCAAGCCTGGCCGGACACTGAGATCGTGCCACTCTATGCCCGGTTATCCATGGCAGAGCAGCGGCGAGCCTTTCAAGCGCATGACCGAAGGCGGGTCGTGCTGGCCACCAATGTTGCGGAGACCTCGCTGACTATTCCGGGCATTCGTTATGTGATTGATTCCGGCAAAGCGCGCATCAGCCGTTATAGTCATCGTAGCAAAGTGCAGCAGCTGCCGATTGAAGCCATTTCTCAAGCAGCCGCCAATCAACGTCAAGGCCGCTGTGGCCGCTTAGCACCCGGGATCTGTATTCGCATCTACAGTGAGCAAGATTTTCTGAACCGACCGCTCTACACTGAACCGGCTATCTTACGGACCAACTTAGCGGCAGTGATTTTACAGATGCTCGCCAGTGGGTTAACGGCTATTGAGACCTTTCCTTTTATTGATCCCCCTGATCGCCGCTACTTACAGGATGGTCTGCGGCTACTGCAGGAGTTGGGTGCAGTGACCCAAGTCTCAGCAGAGCAGCAACAGCTCACCCCACTGGGACGAGCCCTGGCCCAACTTCCCCTGGATCCGCGCTTAGCGCGGATGCTGTTGGCCGCGCAGAGCCAGGGGTGTGTGCAGGAGCTTTTAATTATCACGACCGCCCTCTCCATTCAAGATCCGCGAGAACGGCCGTTGGACAAGCAGCAAGCGGCTGATCAACACCACCGCCGCTTTGCCGATAAACAGTCCGATTTCCTGACATGGGTCAATTTATGGCACTATTTGCAGCAGGCACAAGAGCAGCTCTCTAGCAGTGCCTTTCGTAAACAGTGCCGAGCGGAGTATCTGAATCTATTGCGGGTGCGAGAGTGGCAAGATCTCTACCAGCAACTGCGCCAAGCGGTCAAACGCTTACCCTTGACGATCAATCAACAGCCGGCAGACTATCGCAGTATCCACTGTGCGCTGTTGAGTGGCTTACTCTCCCAGATCGGTCAAAAAATGTTAGAGAAACCGGGGTTTCGCGGGGCCCGCCAGCTGCAGTTTTTTTTATTTCCTAATTCAGTCCTCTTTAAAAAGCCGCCCCCTTGGGTGGTGGTGGCTGAATTAATGAACACCAGCCGCCTCTGGGGCCGGACTGCCGCCCGCATTGAACCGGAGTGGCTGGAGCCCTTGGCAGGGCACCTACTACGTCGCCGTTACAGCGAACCGCGCTGGGAGCAGCGGCGGGGCTCGGTGGTGGCTCAAGAGACTGTTACGCTCTATGGGTTACCGATTGTCGCCGCTCGTAAAGTGGACTATGGTCGTCTCGATCCGCTCCTGGCGCGCGAGCTCTTTATCCGCCATGCCCTGGTGGCTGGCGAGTGGCAGTGCCGTCACCCTTTTTGGCAACACAACCTAGCTTGTTTAGCAGAGGCTGAAGCGCTTGAGCATAAAGCGCGGCGCCGTGATTTGCTGGTTGATCACGACACACTATTTGCTTTTTATGATCAACGCTTGCCGGCGGCGGTGGTTTCCGCCGCCCATTTTGATCGCTGGTGGCGTTTGGCGAGTCACACTCAGCCACAGCTACTGATGTTGACCCAGGAACAGTTACTCAATGCAGCAGCCACTACCCTGCGTCTGGAGGATTATCCCGCGACCTGGCAGCAGGGCTCGCTCACTTTAGCGTTGCAGTATCAGTTTACTCCTGGTGAAGCCAACGATGGTGTTACGGTGCAGATCCCATTGCCGTTATTGCCTTCACTGACGCCCGACAGCTTTACTTGGCAGGTTCCTGGCTTACGATCCGCCCTGATCACGGCGCTCATTAAATCACTCCCGAAGTCATTGCGGCGTCACTTTGTGCCAGTACCCCACTACGTTGAGGCTTTTTTGCAACGGGAGATCCGGTTAGAGCGACCCTTAGTCGATGTGTTAAGCGAAGCGCTGTACCGGATGACGGGCCTCTTGGTCCCTCAAGAGTCTTGGGGCTGGGATCAGATCCCTGATCACCTGAAGATGCGCTTTGCAGTGCTGGATAATGCCGGGAATGCCATCGCCCAGGGTCGTGATTTAGGCGCACTACAGCAACAGCTCAAGGCTCAAGCGGTCCAGCAACTGGCCACGCTGCCCGCCCATCCGCTGCAAGCCTGGGTAGGCCAGGATCTCCAAGGCTGGACCTTTGGCGATCTGCCGCAGGTGATAGAGCAGCCGCATGGCGACCAGCTGATCCAACGCTTTCCCACCCTGGTAGAGAGCCCACTCGGAGTCACCTTGCAGCTGGTGGCGAGTCGAAGCGAGCAACAAACCTGCATGCTTGCTGGCACTGTGCGGCTGTTGCTGCGGAGTCTCCTGACAGCGATTAAACCTCTGCAGAAACAGCTGGATAACCAGACGCAGTTCGCCTTAGCCCGCTATCCCAGCCAGCAGCCGCTAGCGGCACTAGAGGATTGCTGGTTGACGGTTATTGAGCATCACCTGCTGCAGCTAGGTGGGATCGTCTGGGAGCACGCCGCCTTCCAGCAGCGTTGCCAACAGATTCGCAGCCTATTCAGGGCTACTGCACTGCCGCTGTTACAGCAGGTCACGCCGTTATTAAGTCACTATCAAACGCTACATCAGCAACTGCACCGGCCCTATTGTTCAGAGTTTGCAGCGGCTATCGCCGATATGCAGCAACAGCTGAGCCAATTGATCTATCCTGGATTTGTTCGCAACACCGGGATAAAGCGCTTGCCTGATCTGTTACGTTACCTCAAAGCGCTGCAGCTGCGGCTAGAGAAGTTGCCGCGTCAACTGCCTCAAGATCAAGCGTCTCGCTTAAAGATTGCAGCAGCACTCCAAGCCTATCAGCAGTGCTGTACCGCTAACCCAGCCTCGCAGCCTATTCCTGAAGCCTTGTTAGCGGTACGCTGGATGATTGAAGAGCTTCGGGTTAGCTATTTTGCTCAAGCCTTAGGCACGGCTTATCCCATCTCTGAAAAACGCATCCATCAAGCCCTTCGAGCGATTGATCTCCGCGACACTTTTCTACGAACTCGATGA
- a CDS encoding HlyD family secretion protein gives MVTDINSPQLFQRRRRALCYLGSVVAVAALIYGIYWWLNARHYQETNDAYVVGDQIPITAQINGKVQLVAADTTDVVQAGDLLVQLDPVDAEQILERAKLALAQCVRQTHSRLLERQQLAAKVVQQRLVLQQAEGDLQRRTLLGRRGAIGQEAVQHTRETVQQAQISLKIATEALRASQALLLDTPLAEQPGVLEAAIQLQQAWLTLQRTRIVTPVTGQVVRRSVQLGTQIAAGTPLMMVVPLERRWIEANFKETQLKAMRIGQPVGVTSDLYGIQVNYAGVVTGLYASTGSSLSLLPPQNATGNWIKVVQRIPVKIALDRQQLKRYPLRIGLSTTVKVHTQQTTEVTPTEVQEPVSCSQAIPPIDLTPVKQLIIEIITSNVA, from the coding sequence ATGGTCACTGACATTAATTCACCCCAGTTATTTCAGCGGCGTCGCCGGGCGTTGTGCTATCTAGGGAGTGTTGTTGCTGTAGCAGCGCTGATTTATGGGATCTATTGGTGGTTAAACGCACGACACTATCAAGAGACCAATGATGCCTATGTCGTCGGGGATCAGATCCCAATTACCGCCCAAATCAACGGAAAGGTGCAGCTGGTGGCTGCTGATACGACTGATGTAGTGCAGGCTGGTGATCTGCTGGTCCAGTTGGATCCTGTGGACGCTGAGCAAATCCTCGAACGTGCCAAGTTAGCTTTAGCACAGTGTGTACGGCAAACGCATAGCCGGCTATTAGAGCGACAACAGCTAGCGGCTAAAGTAGTCCAACAGCGATTGGTATTACAGCAAGCGGAGGGCGATCTCCAACGTCGTACCCTGTTAGGAAGACGAGGGGCCATTGGTCAAGAAGCCGTGCAACATACCCGTGAAACCGTACAGCAAGCACAGATTTCGTTAAAAATAGCCACTGAAGCCCTGAGAGCGAGTCAAGCGCTGTTGCTGGATACCCCCTTAGCAGAGCAGCCCGGAGTACTCGAGGCAGCCATTCAACTCCAGCAGGCTTGGCTAACGTTACAACGCACCCGTATCGTGACTCCAGTGACTGGCCAGGTGGTCCGCCGGAGCGTTCAGCTAGGTACCCAGATTGCTGCCGGTACACCACTGATGATGGTGGTGCCATTAGAGCGGCGCTGGATAGAGGCTAATTTTAAAGAGACCCAATTAAAAGCGATGCGTATTGGCCAGCCCGTCGGGGTTACCAGCGATCTCTACGGCATCCAAGTCAACTATGCCGGGGTAGTCACTGGCCTATATGCTAGTACTGGCAGTAGCTTGTCGCTATTACCGCCACAAAATGCCACGGGAAACTGGATCAAAGTGGTGCAACGTATTCCCGTAAAAATTGCCTTAGACCGCCAGCAGCTCAAGCGTTATCCCCTCCGCATTGGCTTATCGACCACAGTCAAAGTGCATACTCAGCAGACTACCGAAGTAACGCCCACTGAAGTTCAAGAACCAGTAAGCTGCTCTCAAGCGATACCCCCCATTGATTTAACGCCGGTTAAACAATTAATTATTGAGATTATCACTAGCAATGTCGCGTGA
- the erpA gene encoding iron-sulfur cluster insertion protein ErpA, translated as MSSERPTLSTIEFTAAAAARVNYLVAQENNQALKLRVYITGGGCSGFQYGFTFDEQVHEGDTLVNTQGALLVVDPMSLQYLNGAAVDYLEGLEGSRFIVNNPNAKTTCGCGSSFTL; from the coding sequence ATGAGCAGTGAGAGGCCAACGCTCTCTACTATAGAATTTACCGCCGCTGCCGCCGCCCGGGTGAACTATTTGGTCGCTCAAGAGAACAACCAGGCACTCAAATTAAGAGTGTATATTACCGGGGGCGGCTGTAGTGGTTTTCAATATGGTTTTACTTTTGATGAGCAGGTGCATGAAGGGGATACCCTGGTCAACACCCAGGGAGCGTTACTAGTAGTAGATCCGATGAGTCTACAATATTTGAACGGAGCGGCTGTGGATTATCTGGAGGGATTAGAGGGATCACGCTTTATCGTCAATAATCCTAATGCTAAAACCACCTGCGGGTGTGGTTCTTCTTTTACCCTATGA
- a CDS encoding inverse autotransporter beta domain-containing protein produces MNYLLHASLSCCLAISSTTVMAAENTKNPLVASRQPAATVQTLPSVHATVGGSREEANQQVSLEGFWPFFRQEQQVLFLQGGWQRQQQRNLLSLGLGWRYLPESHWGLGCHVFYDQDTTQQQQRLGLGAEAWWQSLKLAVNGYLPASSWRAAREVAGYQQRPASGYDVTLQGYLPALPQIGASVRYAHYFGDEVTLGGVQQRYRNPQQWRWGVDVTPIPLLTLAYHRQAGLSGQSKHQFSAVLNYRFALPLSQQLDPHQVTLLHSAERQPLARVLREQLMALKYAKIATPTVKSLPTPEAEPKAGPEGEQNNLNRSRLGVPIPPLANPSQSTCRDTDVHQIYSESEGEIDTQRWWSADVRLEPVKAEEDPDISGSNFLQKSSSS; encoded by the coding sequence ATGAACTATTTATTACACGCTTCTCTATCCTGTTGCCTGGCAATCAGTTCTACTACGGTGATGGCTGCTGAGAATACGAAAAATCCCTTGGTAGCCAGCAGGCAGCCAGCAGCTACTGTCCAGACGCTCCCCTCCGTTCATGCAACCGTCGGTGGGTCTCGGGAGGAGGCTAATCAGCAGGTATCGCTTGAAGGGTTCTGGCCTTTTTTTCGCCAAGAACAGCAGGTACTGTTTCTACAAGGTGGTTGGCAACGCCAGCAACAGCGTAACCTATTGAGTCTTGGCCTAGGCTGGCGCTATCTCCCAGAGAGCCATTGGGGATTGGGGTGTCATGTGTTTTATGACCAAGACACCACGCAACAGCAACAGCGTTTAGGCTTGGGGGCTGAGGCGTGGTGGCAGTCGTTAAAGCTAGCCGTCAATGGTTATCTTCCAGCTAGTAGCTGGCGGGCAGCTCGTGAGGTGGCAGGGTATCAGCAGCGTCCAGCCAGCGGTTATGATGTAACCTTACAGGGCTATCTCCCCGCTTTACCACAGATTGGGGCATCCGTACGCTATGCTCACTATTTTGGTGATGAAGTGACTCTAGGCGGTGTGCAACAACGCTACCGGAATCCCCAGCAGTGGCGCTGGGGGGTGGATGTTACCCCCATTCCGCTCTTGACCTTAGCTTACCACCGCCAGGCTGGTCTTAGCGGTCAATCTAAACACCAGTTCAGTGCGGTACTGAATTATCGCTTTGCCCTTCCATTATCGCAGCAATTAGATCCGCATCAGGTGACCCTACTGCATTCAGCAGAGAGACAGCCGTTGGCCCGGGTGCTTCGCGAACAGCTGATGGCTTTAAAGTATGCCAAGATAGCCACTCCCACAGTGAAATCACTGCCGACTCCAGAGGCAGAACCAAAAGCAGGACCAGAGGGAGAGCAAAATAATTTAAATAGGAGTAGGCTAGGAGTGCCGATACCCCCACTAGCAAATCCTTCGCAATCAACATGCAGAGATACAGATGTACATCAGATATATTCAGAATCAGAGGGGGAAATAGATACCCAGAGGTGGTGGAGTGCTGATGTCCGTTTAGAGCCCGTTAAAGCGGAGGAAGATCCAGACATCTCTGGCTCAAATTTTTTACAGAAATCATCGAGTTCGTAG
- a CDS encoding YnbE family lipoprotein: protein MNIHPNLVVIAVLLFLCSGCYPRIALDAPKEPIMINMSVKIEHEIRIKVDKELDQLINSDPSLF from the coding sequence ATGAACATCCATCCCAATCTTGTTGTTATTGCTGTGCTGCTGTTCCTCTGCAGCGGTTGTTATCCACGGATCGCTCTCGATGCCCCTAAAGAGCCGATTATGATCAATATGAGTGTCAAAATTGAACATGAGATCCGTATTAAAGTAGATAAAGAGTTGGATCAGTTAATCAATAGTGATCCATCACTTTTTTAG